Proteins from a genomic interval of Musa acuminata AAA Group cultivar baxijiao chromosome BXJ1-9, Cavendish_Baxijiao_AAA, whole genome shotgun sequence:
- the LOC135593252 gene encoding cytokinin dehydrogenase 4-like: MHCLLRQHSVVFLELFLVLVLGGIAMHVSDPDVPSSLDALRLEGNLSFHDVSLAAKDFGNRFRFLPSAILHPVSVSDIAAIIKHVFQMGPSSKLTVAARGHGHSLQGQAQADGGVVIHMESLRGGGTRVHAGERPYVDASGGELWINVLLECLKHGLAPKSWTDYLHLTIGGTLSNAGISGQAFRHGPQISNVHQLEIVTGKGELLTCSTEENAALFHAALGGLGQFGVITGARIALEPAPEMVKWIRVLYSDFSSFTEDQEMLISARETFDYIEGFVIINRTGLLNNWRSSFNPQDPVQASRFDSDGRILFCLEMTKNFNRDGADVMHQRVEALLSRLRYIPSTLFQSEVTYLEFLDRVHVSEVKLRSKGLWEVPHPWLNLLIPRTRIKDFAEEVFGKILRDSNNGPILLYPLHRSKWDNRTSAVIPDEEVFYLVAFLSSAPSSSDHDNLERALKQNDKILDFCNKAGIQMKQYLPHYTTQEEWKAHFGDRWELFAHRKGIYDPLSILAPGQRIFRKVVRSSRR; this comes from the exons GCTTCCACGACGTCTCCCTCGCCGCAAAAGACTTCGGGAACCGCTTCCGGTTCCTGCCGTCGGCGATCCTGCACCCAGTGTCGGTCTCGGACATCGCCGCCATCATCAAGCATGTGTTCCAAATGGGTCCGAGCTCGAAGCTCACCGTCGCGGCCCGAGGCCACGGGCACTCGCTGCAGGGCCAGGCGCAGGCCGATGGCGGGGTGGTCATCCACATGGAGTCGCTCCGCGGAGGCGGGACGCGGGTGCACGCCGGGGAGCGCCCCTACGTGGACGCCTCGGGAGGGGAGCTGTGGATCAACGTGCTGCTCGAATGCCTGAAGCATGGCCTGGCGCCCAAGTCCTGGACCGACTACCTCCACCTCACCATCGGCGGGACGCTGTCCAATGCCGGGATCAGCGGGCAGGCGTTCCGGCACGGCCCGCAGATCAGCAACGTCCACCAGCTCGAGATCGTCACAG GGAAGGGCGAGCTGCTTACCTGCTCGACCGAGGAGAATGCTGCCCTCTTCCACGCTGCTCTCGGAGGCCTCGGCCAGTTCGGAGTCATCACCGGAGCCAGGATCGCGCTCGAACCAGCGCCGGAGATG GTGAAGTGGATCAGAGTTCTGTACTCCGACTTCTCCAGCTTCACGGAGGACCAGGAGATGCTCATCTCGGCGAGGGAGACCTTCGACTACATCGAAGGATTCGTGATCATCAACCGGACGGGACTGCTCAACAACTGGAGATCGTCGTTCAACCCGCAGGATCCCGTTCAAGCCAGCCGGTTCGACTCCGACGGGAGGATCCTCTTCTGCCTCGAGATGACCAAAAACTTCAACCGAGACGGGGCCGATGTCATGCACCAG CGAGTCGAAGCGCTTCTGTCGAGATTGAGGTACATACCGTCCACCCTCTTCCAGTCGGAGGTCACCTACCTGGAGTTCCTGGACAGGGTGCACGTCTCCGAGGTGAAGCTGCGGTCCAAAGGCCTGTGGGAAGTTCCGCATCCATGGCTGAACCTTCTCATACCCAGAACCAGGATCAAAGACTTCGCAGAAGAGGTCTTCGGCAAAATTCTCAGAGACAGCAACAACGGTCCCATCCTCCTGTACCCACTTCACAGATCCAA GTGGGATAACAGAACATCGGCAGTGATTCCAGATGAGGAGGTCTTCTACCTGGTGGCGTTCCTCTCGTCGGCGCCATCTTCCTCGGATCATGACAACTTGGAGCGTGCACTGAAACAGAACGATAAGATCTTAGACTTCTGTAACAAGGCAGGAATCCAGATGAAGCAATACTTGCCACACTACACAACACAGGAGGAGTGGAAGGCCCACTTCGGTGACAGATGGGAGCTATTTGCTCATAGAAAAGGCATTTATGATCCCCTGTCGATCCTTGCTCCAGGACAAAGGATTTTTCGGAAGGTCGTACGGTCCTCACGACGGTAG